A single region of the Salicibibacter cibi genome encodes:
- a CDS encoding O-antigen ligase family protein, whose amino-acid sequence MNEKKMSIIALSLVPNIYILKVLLPTYLDLTVFLYVILFFVCVKKIYKNKVLILNKIDALIALWMLILLLSLFYSSDQYMGLIRILQLVFLGVPLIYFSRFIIRTKSDFLFFVKASVINSTILQSLVIGNFIIEGMQVSRFEFYGLNPLVLGMIASLTIIFVFSLFAINRISYSSFTITMLISTWTLLLSGSQGPLLSTIAGLLILLPLIKFNLKKITFILIFSAVTAVFFLQINQFTLILERVMEGSDGDSISARLQLYSVAVDIIRENPLVGAGIGIFGSYYPHNLFLEIYAEGGILLLLILLIAFILITIKLMHYFIFNRSNFYLGTSLAITIASITALLFSFTYINVKFLWISLGLLLVVSTTQYTYDLPDKAENK is encoded by the coding sequence ATGAACGAAAAAAAAATGTCTATCATTGCACTTAGTTTAGTTCCAAACATCTATATATTAAAAGTTCTGTTACCTACTTATTTAGATTTAACTGTATTTCTTTATGTAATTTTATTCTTTGTTTGTGTGAAAAAAATTTATAAAAATAAGGTGTTAATATTAAATAAAATTGACGCTCTGATAGCTCTTTGGATGTTAATATTGTTATTATCTTTATTTTATTCTTCGGATCAATATATGGGATTAATAAGGATCTTGCAACTTGTCTTTCTAGGTGTACCTTTGATTTATTTTTCAAGATTCATTATTAGAACGAAGAGTGACTTTCTTTTTTTTGTGAAGGCCTCTGTTATAAACTCAACTATTTTACAATCCCTAGTGATTGGGAATTTTATAATAGAGGGTATGCAAGTAAGCAGATTTGAGTTTTATGGTTTGAATCCTTTAGTGTTAGGGATGATAGCCTCTCTTACGATTATTTTTGTATTTAGCTTATTTGCGATTAATCGAATTAGTTATAGTTCCTTTACCATTACAATGCTAATAAGCACCTGGACATTACTTTTAAGTGGTTCACAAGGTCCCTTACTAAGTACCATAGCTGGCTTATTAATATTGTTGCCATTAATTAAATTTAATTTGAAAAAGATCACATTTATCCTGATTTTCTCAGCAGTAACAGCGGTATTCTTTCTTCAAATTAATCAGTTTACGTTAATTCTCGAAAGAGTTATGGAAGGGAGCGATGGGGATTCGATTTCTGCAAGGTTACAATTATACAGTGTGGCAGTTGATATAATTAGAGAAAATCCGTTAGTTGGAGCTGGAATAGGAATTTTTGGAAGCTACTACCCTCATAATCTTTTTTTAGAGATTTATGCAGAAGGTGGAATTCTTTTGCTATTAATCTTGTTGATTGCTTTTATATTAATAACAATAAAGCTCATGCATTATTTTATTTTTAATCGTAGCAATTTCTATTTAGGAACATCTTTAGCAATTACAATTGCGTCAATAACTGCTCTTTTATTCAGCTTTACATATATTAATGTAAAATTCCTTTGGATTAGTTTGGGTCTGCTATTAGTTGTTTCAACAACTCAATATACGTATGATTTACCAGATAAAGCCGAGAATAAATGA
- a CDS encoding GNAT family N-acetyltransferase encodes MLEGNKTYLRLMEEQDVPYKVKWVNDPEVRKTLNIEVPISEVGTKKWLLNVSLDNTRKDFIICDLNNNVPIGFGGFINIDLRYSKAEAYLVIGGKEYRGQGIGFEVKKLLTVYGFKELGINRIYSYMWAGNDKMIRLNEKLGYTVEGRLREDVFTNGEFRDRVMMSMLKKEYTGIF; translated from the coding sequence TTGCTGGAAGGTAACAAAACTTATCTAAGGCTAATGGAGGAGCAGGACGTTCCTTATAAAGTGAAATGGGTAAACGATCCCGAAGTTCGAAAAACATTAAATATAGAGGTTCCCATTTCCGAAGTAGGCACAAAAAAATGGCTTCTGAATGTATCCTTGGATAATACACGTAAGGATTTTATAATATGTGATTTGAACAATAACGTCCCAATTGGATTTGGTGGATTTATAAATATAGATCTTAGATACTCTAAAGCAGAAGCGTATTTAGTCATAGGTGGTAAGGAATATCGGGGGCAAGGAATAGGTTTTGAAGTGAAGAAACTTTTAACAGTATATGGGTTCAAGGAATTAGGGATAAATAGGATTTACTCTTATATGTGGGCTGGAAATGATAAGATGATTCGTTTAAATGAAAAACTTGGATATACAGTTGAAGGCAGATTACGGGAGGATGTATTTACTAACGGAGAATTTAGAGATCGAGTCATGATGTCAATGTTAAAGAAAGAATATACAGGAATCTTTTGA
- a CDS encoding glycosyltransferase codes for MNILVLTSVYPQPDDPNNSGVTPVVHYFAKEWVKQGHNVLVVHNSNKYPSFVYLLSERFKGTINSKVGGFIPNKNIGVLDYQIDGVKVLRLPITKKVPRKPFSSKQINHQYNKIKSYLKEKNFKPDFVTGHWENPQIPLLSMFKEDYSCKTSIVLHELHYIKKSNRWLNTLSRDIDTVGCRSVSMSQKLLNIVDTKDPFICYSGLPNEFIEHAGYNKVPKKIFNETPLKNFVYVGRLILRKNIDVIIKSLNDVYPNKDFKLHIVGEGPEESNLKSLVADLNLDHNIDFKGKLSRPEIMDLLRSSQGFIMVSEREAFGLVYLEAMLANCIVIGSKNEGIDGVINNNENGFLCKSNSVENLVETLNYINKLDEETKERIANTALEAALKFSDSKVAEHYLRNAVKS; via the coding sequence ATGAATATATTAGTTTTAACTTCAGTGTACCCACAGCCAGATGATCCAAACAACTCAGGAGTGACCCCTGTTGTTCATTATTTTGCTAAAGAATGGGTCAAACAGGGACACAATGTATTGGTTGTTCACAACAGTAATAAATACCCTTCTTTTGTATATTTACTATCAGAAAGATTTAAAGGAACCATCAATTCAAAAGTTGGAGGATTTATTCCAAATAAAAATATTGGCGTATTAGATTATCAAATTGACGGGGTAAAAGTATTGAGACTACCTATCACGAAAAAGGTTCCCAGAAAGCCTTTTTCATCAAAACAAATCAATCATCAATACAATAAAATTAAGAGTTACTTGAAGGAAAAAAATTTTAAACCTGACTTTGTCACCGGTCATTGGGAAAACCCACAGATTCCCCTATTATCAATGTTCAAAGAGGATTATTCTTGTAAAACATCTATTGTGTTACACGAATTACATTACATTAAGAAAAGTAATAGATGGCTTAATACCTTAAGTCGTGATATTGACACTGTTGGGTGTAGATCAGTAAGTATGTCGCAAAAACTCTTAAATATTGTTGATACGAAAGATCCGTTTATATGTTATTCTGGGTTACCGAATGAGTTTATTGAGCATGCAGGTTATAATAAAGTACCAAAAAAAATTTTTAACGAGACACCTCTAAAAAATTTTGTTTATGTGGGCAGGTTAATTTTAAGAAAAAATATAGATGTGATTATAAAGAGTTTAAATGATGTTTATCCGAATAAGGACTTCAAATTGCATATAGTGGGTGAAGGGCCTGAAGAATCTAATCTAAAATCATTAGTCGCAGATTTAAATTTAGATCACAATATTGATTTTAAAGGCAAATTAAGTAGACCAGAAATTATGGACTTATTAAGAAGTTCTCAGGGCTTCATAATGGTCAGTGAGAGAGAAGCATTTGGTTTAGTATATTTGGAAGCGATGCTGGCAAATTGCATAGTCATAGGCTCAAAAAATGAAGGTATTGATGGTGTAATAAACAACAACGAGAATGGGTTCCTTTGTAAAAGTAACAGTGTAGAAAATCTAGTTGAGACATTAAATTATATTAATAAATTAGATGAAGAAACTAAAGAAAGAATCGCAAATACAGCTCTAGAAGCGGCCTTGAAGTTTTCTGATTCTAAAGTTGCTGAACATTACTTGAGAAATGCTGTTAAATCATAG
- a CDS encoding lipopolysaccharide biosynthesis protein: protein MVIVTFSMIFTQLGVGPALIQRMYLEERHIRTGFTASILLGFTFTLLIIIFAPVIASLFLIDELTEVLRVISVMFIFQSVGIVAESLLRRELRFRNIAIMQVVSFSIGYGLMGITLGLLDFGVWALVGAHISQTLLKMSLMLYFRPHSKKLELNVITLKELLLFGGGHTLGKIGNFFALQGDNAVVGRFLGAEALGFYGRAYQLMMMPVTLFGTVLDKILFPAMSTIQEQNKRILRVYRRGIAMVSLIIIPIGAFLWLAAPEIVLMLLGTSWTEIIPAFQILIAGLLFRTSYRLSDSLIRAKGAVYRNSWRQWVYALAVLIGSYIGHFWGVSGVAFGVLLALTLNYFLLAKLSLKLIGMRWKEYLGAHIPGLLLGTLVFGEVWVLLKLFRAYELTPLVSVGAIGILVLLSVWIVYRYGSNIFFGKDGVWAINTVKQFIYKRLKRNI from the coding sequence ATGGTTATAGTCACTTTTTCAATGATATTTACTCAATTGGGTGTAGGTCCTGCATTGATACAACGTATGTATCTTGAAGAGAGGCATATTAGGACAGGATTTACGGCAAGTATTTTATTAGGGTTTACTTTTACTCTACTAATTATCATATTTGCTCCTGTAATAGCATCACTGTTTCTAATAGATGAATTGACTGAAGTTTTAAGGGTAATTTCTGTAATGTTTATTTTTCAAAGTGTGGGCATTGTGGCAGAATCGCTATTAAGGAGAGAATTAAGATTTCGTAATATAGCTATAATGCAAGTTGTATCTTTTTCAATTGGTTATGGACTAATGGGAATCACTTTAGGGCTTCTTGATTTCGGTGTTTGGGCTTTGGTGGGAGCTCATATTAGTCAAACGCTTTTAAAGATGTCCCTAATGCTATATTTTCGACCTCATTCAAAAAAGCTAGAATTAAATGTAATTACTCTAAAAGAATTATTATTATTTGGCGGTGGTCATACTCTTGGGAAAATAGGTAACTTTTTTGCTTTGCAAGGGGACAATGCTGTCGTAGGCAGATTTCTGGGTGCTGAAGCATTAGGTTTTTACGGTCGAGCGTATCAATTGATGATGATGCCTGTAACACTATTTGGAACTGTCTTGGACAAGATTCTTTTCCCTGCTATGTCAACAATCCAGGAGCAGAATAAAAGGATATTAAGAGTATATCGCCGAGGTATAGCAATGGTATCTTTAATAATTATTCCTATTGGAGCGTTTTTATGGCTTGCTGCACCTGAAATTGTTCTGATGCTATTAGGGACTTCTTGGACGGAGATTATCCCCGCATTCCAAATTTTAATAGCAGGACTTTTGTTTCGAACCAGCTATAGACTCAGTGATTCACTGATTCGTGCTAAAGGAGCTGTATACCGAAATTCTTGGAGACAATGGGTCTATGCGTTAGCTGTTTTAATCGGTTCGTACATTGGGCATTTTTGGGGTGTTTCTGGTGTTGCTTTCGGGGTGTTGTTAGCTCTAACCCTGAATTATTTTCTTTTAGCGAAATTAAGCTTAAAGTTGATAGGAATGAGGTGGAAAGAGTATTTGGGTGCTCATATACCTGGATTATTATTGGGTACTTTAGTTTTTGGTGAGGTATGGGTGCTATTAAAATTGTTTAGAGCATATGAACTTACACCGCTAGTATCAGTAGGAGCTATAGGGATTTTAGTTTTACTCTCTGTATGGATTGTCTATCGATATGGTTCAAATATTTTCTTTGGTAAAGATGGGGTTTGGGCTATAAATACGGTAAAGCAATTTATCTATAAAAGATTGAAGCGAAATATATAA
- a CDS encoding AAA family ATPase, producing MSNHPHIYEFIGMPGSGKTTVAGHVINHLKADGYSVPSIKEIIKVRTFKLNRPSQLIKYISFFFFCLVNVLLFYKVLTFSSSVKPRNTESYIYSIVLMRHLYYIRTLKKKNYDIIIMDEGTLQYVWSIVLSGDSFSKARLTKLVRALSKKNDVNLLFMSFDAKSAADRVKKRNLKSGRINLLSSQKLESLLTYHQKSMDIILENINQIKPSLKRIKGGKPINEKVHTVLNIVEFNIK from the coding sequence TTGTCTAATCACCCACACATATATGAATTTATAGGAATGCCTGGGAGTGGGAAAACTACTGTTGCTGGACATGTTATCAATCATTTAAAAGCAGATGGATATAGTGTACCAAGTATTAAGGAGATTATTAAAGTACGTACCTTTAAATTGAATAGACCTTCACAATTGATAAAATACATCTCCTTCTTTTTTTTCTGCCTTGTCAATGTATTGTTGTTTTATAAAGTGCTAACATTCTCTAGCAGTGTAAAACCTAGAAACACTGAGAGCTATATATATTCTATTGTGCTGATGCGACATCTTTATTATATTAGAACATTGAAAAAGAAAAATTATGATATCATTATAATGGATGAAGGAACATTACAATATGTTTGGAGTATTGTTCTAAGTGGAGATTCTTTTTCAAAAGCTAGATTAACAAAACTAGTAAGGGCTCTATCAAAAAAAAATGATGTAAATCTTTTGTTTATGTCTTTTGATGCAAAATCAGCTGCTGATCGGGTAAAAAAACGGAACCTGAAATCTGGAAGAATAAATTTGCTGTCTTCTCAAAAACTAGAATCTTTACTTACTTATCATCAAAAAAGTATGGACATTATTCTTGAGAACATCAATCAGATAAAACCCTCATTGAAAAGAATTAAAGGTGGTAAACCCATTAATGAGAAAGTTCATACAGTTTTAAATATCGTAGAATTTAATATTAAATAG
- a CDS encoding ATP-grasp domain-containing protein — protein MNILITSAGRRYKVVEYFKSHLNKYGGQVIATDLDINAPALYAADTYEIVPRITDDNYIETLINICKKYEVSGVFSLIDPELSVLIEYKQTFEEIGVTLITSNPTMIEMSLDKYKTYQYLNERDLPSVPTYITIEQVTQAISNNDLSYPLVAKPREGSSSLGIVTVYSFDQLGQLFKDHDNLVVQPFLKEKEYGIDVYVDLISHNITDIFIKEKLRMRAGETDKAISVKDYRIEKLILDFIEKTTYVGPLDIDCFEYNGNLYISEINPRFGGGYPHAHEMGIDFPERIINNLNGKANPDYSGLNYKENKVMMKYDNIMIK, from the coding sequence ATGAATATCCTGATAACAAGCGCGGGCCGACGATATAAAGTCGTCGAATATTTTAAAAGCCATCTGAACAAATATGGAGGTCAAGTAATTGCGACGGACTTGGATATAAATGCCCCGGCATTATATGCAGCAGATACTTATGAAATTGTTCCACGAATTACGGATGATAACTATATAGAGACACTGATAAATATATGTAAGAAGTATGAGGTTAGCGGGGTTTTTTCATTAATTGATCCCGAACTGTCGGTTTTGATAGAGTATAAACAGACATTTGAGGAAATTGGCGTTACGTTGATAACATCGAACCCCACAATGATTGAAATGAGTTTAGATAAGTATAAGACTTACCAGTACCTAAACGAGCGTGACCTTCCATCGGTACCTACATACATAACGATTGAACAAGTAACACAAGCCATTTCTAACAACGACTTAAGTTATCCTCTTGTCGCAAAACCACGTGAGGGGAGCTCCAGTCTAGGGATTGTTACCGTCTATTCCTTCGATCAATTAGGGCAACTTTTTAAAGATCACGATAATCTAGTCGTGCAACCTTTTCTAAAAGAAAAGGAATACGGAATTGATGTTTATGTTGATTTAATTAGTCACAACATCACTGACATTTTTATTAAAGAAAAATTAAGAATGAGGGCCGGCGAAACGGATAAAGCTATTTCTGTGAAAGACTATAGAATAGAAAAACTTATTTTGGATTTTATAGAAAAAACCACCTATGTCGGTCCGTTAGACATTGATTGCTTTGAGTACAATGGAAATTTATATATATCCGAAATAAATCCCAGGTTTGGCGGTGGATATCCCCATGCGCATGAAATGGGTATCGATTTTCCGGAAAGAATAATTAATAATTTAAATGGAAAAGCCAATCCAGATTATTCTGGTTTAAATTATAAAGAAAATAAAGTGATGATGAAGTACGATAATATCATGATAAAATAG
- a CDS encoding sugar transferase, translated as MKHSIKRLLDVMTAVIILLILSPFLLIIALMIKVDSQGSVFFSQPRIGQHAQTFNIIKFRTMVTNAENQGLGLKTAENDLRITKVGKYLRKLSLDEIPQLFNVLKGEMSLIGPRPAPVHHLDTYSDKEKKRLNMRPGITGWAQVNGRNVLTWPERIEKDIWYVENYSLWLDVKILFRTLKVILLSEGVYSGRNDTVVDESNKDKYQK; from the coding sequence ATGAAGCATTCTATAAAAAGATTACTAGATGTTATGACGGCTGTTATAATCCTCTTGATATTGTCACCGTTTCTTTTGATCATAGCACTAATGATAAAAGTTGATAGTCAGGGTAGTGTTTTCTTTTCTCAACCAAGAATTGGTCAGCATGCCCAAACTTTTAATATAATTAAGTTCAGAACGATGGTAACCAACGCAGAAAATCAAGGGTTAGGATTAAAAACAGCTGAAAACGACCTCCGAATAACAAAAGTTGGCAAGTATTTACGAAAACTTAGTTTGGATGAAATTCCACAACTATTTAATGTACTAAAAGGTGAGATGAGTTTGATAGGTCCAAGACCAGCCCCGGTTCACCACTTAGATACATATAGTGATAAAGAAAAGAAACGGTTGAACATGAGACCAGGGATAACGGGATGGGCACAAGTTAACGGAAGGAATGTTTTGACATGGCCTGAGAGGATCGAAAAAGATATATGGTATGTTGAGAATTATAGTCTTTGGTTAGACGTGAAGATACTTTTTAGAACTCTTAAGGTTATCTTATTATCAGAAGGGGTTTATTCGGGACGAAACGATACAGTAGTGGATGAATCAAATAAGGACAAATATCAAAAATAA